In Grus americana isolate bGruAme1 chromosome 19, bGruAme1.mat, whole genome shotgun sequence, the following are encoded in one genomic region:
- the LOC129215305 gene encoding C-C motif chemokine 4-like — protein sequence MKISAAVFALLLIAASCSQTFSGPVGSDLPICCFSYIRHKLPQKLILRSYSTSTSCTLPAIVFITKKGRQVCANPSDTWVQSYLQNLKQN from the exons ATGAAGATCTCTGCGGCCGTTTTTGCTCTTCTCCTCATTGCAGCCTCTTGCTCCCAAACTTTCTCTGGCCCAG TTGGATCCGACCTCCcaatctgctgcttctcttacATACGCCACAAGCTCCCACAGAAGCTCATCCTGCGTTCTTACAGCACCAGCACCAGTTGCACCCTGCCGGCCATTGT GTTCATCACAAAGAAAGGCCGCCAAGTCTGTGCCAATCCCAGCGACACCTGGGTTCAAAGTTACCTGCAAAACTTGAAGCAGAATTGA